From a region of the Halanaerobium hydrogeniformans genome:
- a CDS encoding AI-2E family transporter produces MFKEKWLKIGHTIIIILLIIFLGGRIPYFMGPLTTVLSFVLLPLLFSIFLYYLLRPLVIILEKKIKIRTIAVIISFLAAASIITLIIYLGGNIIYEQSRELGGSYELIYSSIVEIFENIRDFINIERGLIDDFNLRERLISYTDSIIMRLSTYNYMGIFSSLTNIGLIILLIPFVLFYLLKDDKEIYQKTIEMIPGSKRKQIEVLAQDIDKLLSDFITSQLLVSLFTAFVMLIGFLIIRLASPLVLALIVLITSLIPIIGPAIGILPALFIALTESIITALLVIIIFIIAQYLEGNLIRPLIQGKSMDIHPLVVLFVVLTGVYLFGLIGALISVPLYAVLRLIYQERILKKK; encoded by the coding sequence ATGTTTAAAGAAAAATGGCTTAAGATCGGTCATACAATAATTATCATTTTGCTCATTATATTTTTGGGGGGAAGGATCCCTTATTTTATGGGGCCATTAACTACTGTGTTGAGCTTTGTTCTGCTCCCACTCTTGTTTAGTATTTTTCTGTATTATTTATTGCGTCCCCTTGTCATTATTTTAGAAAAAAAAATAAAAATAAGGACAATTGCTGTTATCATTTCATTTTTAGCAGCAGCTTCCATAATAACTTTAATTATATATTTGGGCGGAAATATTATTTATGAACAGAGTAGAGAATTAGGCGGTAGCTATGAACTTATTTATTCTTCTATTGTAGAAATTTTTGAAAATATAAGAGATTTCATAAATATAGAAAGAGGACTTATAGATGATTTTAATCTTAGAGAAAGGCTAATTTCTTATACTGATTCTATAATAATGAGGCTTTCTACTTATAATTATATGGGGATTTTTAGTTCTTTAACAAATATAGGATTAATAATATTATTAATTCCTTTTGTGCTATTTTATTTACTCAAAGATGATAAAGAAATTTATCAAAAAACAATAGAGATGATTCCAGGGTCTAAAAGAAAACAGATAGAAGTATTAGCTCAAGATATCGATAAATTACTTTCGGATTTTATTACTTCCCAATTATTGGTCTCTCTTTTTACTGCTTTTGTAATGTTGATTGGTTTTTTAATAATTAGATTAGCAAGTCCTTTAGTTTTGGCTTTGATTGTGTTAATAACTTCTTTAATTCCAATAATCGGACCTGCTATTGGAATTTTGCCGGCCTTATTTATTGCTCTTACAGAAAGCATTATAACCGCTTTACTGGTGATTATAATCTTTATAATTGCCCAGTATTTAGAAGGTAATTTAATCAGACCACTTATTCAGGGGAAATCAATGGATATCCATCCTCTTGTAGTATTATTTGTGGTATTAACAGGTGTATATTTATTCGGATTAATTGGAGCTTTGATTTCTGTTCCCCTATATGCGGTTTTGAGATTGATTTATCAAGAAAGAATATTAAAGAAAAAGTAA
- the sufC gene encoding Fe-S cluster assembly ATPase SufC gives MNKKLLKVCNLKSKVESEEILQGINLEVETGEIHVIMGPNGSGKSTLANVLMGHPEHEIIEGKVEFEGENIIDLAVDKRAKKGIFLSFQYPQEIPGVTVENFLRTAKTAVSGENQSIFDFKFLLEDKMKLLDIDQSYADRYLNKGFSGGEKKKNEILQMAVLEPKLAILDETDSGLDVDATRTVAEGIKKLASDDNAMIIITHHNQILDYLQPDYVHVLVDGKIVKTGDMDLAREIEKEGYAAYKPEKVEDYKSATNC, from the coding sequence ATGAATAAAAAACTATTAAAAGTTTGTAATTTGAAATCAAAAGTTGAAAGCGAAGAAATACTTCAAGGCATTAATCTTGAAGTTGAAACTGGAGAAATTCATGTTATTATGGGACCTAATGGTTCAGGTAAATCTACTTTAGCTAATGTTCTCATGGGACATCCAGAACATGAGATAATAGAAGGGAAAGTAGAATTTGAAGGTGAAAATATAATTGATCTTGCTGTTGATAAAAGAGCAAAAAAAGGTATCTTTTTATCATTCCAATATCCTCAAGAAATACCAGGAGTGACTGTTGAGAATTTCCTTCGCACAGCGAAAACTGCTGTAAGTGGAGAAAACCAGAGCATTTTTGACTTCAAATTTTTATTAGAAGATAAGATGAAATTATTAGATATAGATCAATCATATGCAGATAGATATTTAAACAAAGGCTTTTCTGGTGGTGAAAAAAAGAAAAACGAAATATTACAGATGGCAGTTTTAGAACCAAAACTAGCAATTTTAGATGAAACAGATTCAGGTCTTGATGTAGATGCAACAAGAACTGTTGCTGAAGGTATCAAAAAACTCGCCTCAGATGATAATGCAATGATTATAATCACTCACCACAATCAGATCTTAGATTATCTTCAGCCTGATTATGTACATGTACTTGTTGATGGTAAAATTGTAAAAACTGGAGATATGGATCTAGCCAGAGAGATTGAAAAAGAAGGTTATGCTGCTTATAAACCAGAAAAAGTTGAAGATTATAAGTCAGCCACTAATTGTTAA
- the sufB gene encoding Fe-S cluster assembly protein SufB yields MSEKTQVKDIDRSLYDKKNENKYRYKSEKGLTPEIIKDISREKDEPQWMTDFRLKSLEIYLEKEIPDWGADLSDLNLEEIIAYIRPDADLQSDWDEVPEEIKNTFDSLGIPEAEKKSLAGVGAQYDSEVVYHNLKKELVEQGVIYMDMENAIKEYEDVVKEHFMKLITPNDHKFSALHGAVWSGGSFVYVPAGVKVDVPLQSYFRFNAPGAGQFEHTLIILEKGAEAHFIEGCSAPQYSINNLHAGAVELFIAENASLRYSTIENWSRNMYNLNTKRASVEKNGVIEWVSGSFGSKVSMLYPMSILKGKGARAEFTGVTFAAEGQHLDTGAQVIHAAPHTTSTVNTRSIAKGGGKAYYRGLLKATKNAHHAKASVSCESLMLDNDSVSDTLPIMKLETDDIDIGHEAKVGRISEESIYYLMSRGIDEEEAKAMIVRGFVEPIAKELPLEYAVELNNLISLELEGTIG; encoded by the coding sequence ATGAGTGAAAAGACTCAAGTAAAAGATATAGATCGCAGTCTTTATGATAAAAAAAATGAAAATAAATATAGATATAAATCAGAAAAAGGGTTAACACCAGAAATTATTAAAGATATTTCTCGAGAAAAAGATGAACCTCAGTGGATGACTGATTTCCGTCTTAAATCATTAGAAATTTATCTGGAAAAAGAAATTCCGGATTGGGGAGCAGATCTTTCAGATTTAAATCTTGAGGAGATAATAGCATATATTCGCCCTGATGCTGATCTCCAGAGTGACTGGGATGAAGTTCCAGAAGAAATAAAAAACACCTTTGACTCATTAGGTATTCCTGAGGCAGAAAAAAAATCGCTTGCAGGAGTGGGAGCACAGTATGATTCTGAAGTTGTCTACCATAATTTGAAAAAAGAACTGGTAGAACAGGGTGTTATATATATGGATATGGAAAATGCAATTAAAGAATATGAAGATGTAGTTAAAGAACATTTTATGAAGCTAATAACACCTAATGACCATAAGTTTTCTGCCCTTCATGGAGCAGTTTGGTCAGGAGGGTCTTTTGTCTATGTGCCAGCCGGGGTAAAAGTTGATGTTCCTTTACAATCATACTTTAGATTTAATGCTCCTGGTGCAGGTCAATTTGAACACACATTGATTATTTTGGAAAAAGGAGCTGAGGCCCATTTTATAGAAGGATGTTCTGCACCTCAGTATTCTATAAATAACCTTCATGCTGGTGCTGTTGAACTATTTATTGCAGAAAATGCAAGTTTACGTTACAGTACTATAGAAAATTGGTCAAGAAATATGTATAATTTAAATACAAAGCGTGCTTCAGTAGAAAAAAATGGAGTTATCGAATGGGTTTCAGGTTCATTTGGCTCAAAAGTTTCTATGCTTTATCCAATGAGTATTTTAAAAGGAAAAGGAGCTAGAGCAGAATTTACAGGAGTCACATTTGCTGCTGAGGGACAGCATCTTGATACTGGTGCTCAGGTTATTCACGCAGCACCCCATACAACTTCAACAGTTAATACCCGTTCAATTGCCAAAGGTGGAGGTAAAGCTTATTACAGAGGGCTTTTAAAAGCTACTAAAAATGCCCATCATGCTAAGGCTTCAGTATCTTGTGAGTCTTTAATGTTGGATAATGACTCTGTATCCGATACACTTCCAATTATGAAATTAGAGACAGATGATATAGATATTGGACATGAAGCAAAGGTAGGCCGGATTAGTGAAGAATCAATATATTATCTAATGAGTCGAGGTATAGATGAGGAAGAGGCTAAAGCTATGATAGTTCGCGGATTTGTTGAACCAATTGCCAAAGAACTTCCTCTAGAATATGCAGTAGAACTGAATAATTTAATTAGTTTAGAACTCGAAGGAACTATAGGATAG